The following proteins are encoded in a genomic region of Drosophila miranda strain MSH22 chromosome 4, D.miranda_PacBio2.1, whole genome shotgun sequence:
- the LOC108162077 gene encoding protein phosphatase PHLPP-like protein — protein MLKATRKPTDPYKSKLKVNASNNSSVKPPLPIELSEEGNGSGSGSSPTTPQKLSLKGSQLGGSILIGNYNYLTQLEVCENEMEVLDLSSLAQLETLKCSRNKLMELIVNATNLQALLADHNCLHNISTTNTHPVPLKLHCIDISHNSFNELPNWIGACAALSTLDASHNRLTNITGLLRNYRINQLVALNLSYNELQQLEYLPEGFGSIQKLQLQSNELQCLPENFFAVTYSRLDTLNAACNKLSTLPRYEQNNHAALVHLFLAGNQLNDSIFEALHNAARLKVLHLAYNRIGILPPACVRNWSELEILVLSGNMLQQLPEEVATLNHLKVLRCCNNLLLCTPQLAKLGKLKVLDLSHNHLDRVNLLSLVPSRNLKYLDLSGNLQLQVDEQQFKVCQTQSERNWNLIDVSGNNRAALPTSTLRLATAPRNQNKNSPWTMGFAETPGSGDCRKLLVCQLRAANYGGSDEALYGMFEAADGNGRVAQEMAQVVPDLMKQEQLVKDAPLRDYMKFTLLTAQQQCGSVRSAALFHLTRTRAPSKVRPLKSKRYVLRMASTGRLDAYLVRRTTQLRLTDTESCAKDLGPSHAMPDPQVLELTLSNDDEYLVVGNAQLWSVMDVGRAAREIRKEENALLAAKRLVDIAQSFGASENLSVIVVRFRHLGTDVDHLIRELKQSVRKKPALVQPPTVSVCKRTCCDRSNACRHRALEQDPLAGRSSPSGQSDRDLLSKDGPSVVPNDEFILAHARVMQEEQQLEMLDETESVLSEEQFKCWEYMLEQNTQLLFDKELNTISKSFTKQRAIPSTNLAMPDRNDFTTNLVRSVANKFISTSTPQLPQPLASTPTPIGSYHHIKPPMPGHFGSTLSFQQAQSCGYNMFDGKPRKMVGAPVKRGPHSAYFGSLQRLMPYNFEYDFAVTHERERNILDEEEIDEDEFNEHESRMRKYWGVATTEL, from the exons ATGCTCAAAGCCACAAGGAAACCGACGGATCCATACAAGTCGAAACTAAAAGTTAatgccagcaacaacagcagcgtCAAACCGCCGCTGCCCATCGAGCTGTCGGAGGAGGGAAATGGCAGCGgtagcggcagcagccccacCACTCCGCAGAAGCTCAGCCTGAAGGGCAGCCAGCTGGGTGGAAGCATTTTGATTGGCAATTACAAC TACTTGACCCAACTGGAGGTGTGCGAAAATGAAATGGAGGTCTTGGACCTCAGCTCGCTGGCCCAACTGGAGACGCTCAAGTGCAGCCGGAACAAGCTAATGGAGCTGATCGTAAACGCCACCAACCTGCAGGCACTTTTAGCAGACCACAACT GCCTTCACAACATCTCCACAACCAACACCCATCCAGTGCCGTTAAAACTCCATTGCATTGACATCTCGCACAATAGTTTCAATGAGCTCCCCAATTGGATTGGGGCCTGTGCTGCGTTGTCCACACTGGATGCGTCGCACAATCGATTGACCAACATAACGGGACTGCTTCGAAACTATAGAATCAATCAATTGGTTGCTCTGAATTTGTCCTACAATGAATTGCAGCAGCTTGAGTATTTGCCCGAGGGCTTTGGCAGCATCCAAAAGCTGCAACTCCAAAGCAACGAACTCCAGTGTTTGCCGGAGAATTTCTTTGCCGTCACTTATTCACGCTTGGACACCTTGAACGCCGCCTGCAACAAGCTGTCGACTCTGCCGCGGTACGAGCAGAATAATCATGCGGCCTTGGTGCACTTGTTTCTGGCTGGAAATCAGCTCAACGACAGCATCTTCGAGGCACTCCACAACGCAGCGCGGCTGAAGGTGCTCCATCTTGCCTACAATCGCATTGGAATCCTGCCTCCCGCATGCGTACGCAATTGGTCGGAGCTGGAGATCCTGGTTCTATCGGGCAACATGCTGCAACAACTGCCGGAGGAGGTGGCGACGCTTAATCACTTGAAGGTGCTGCGATGCTGCAACAATCTCTTGCTCTGCACCCCACAGCTGGCCAAGTTGGGCAAGCTGAAGGTCCTAGATCTATCACACAATCATCTGGATCGCGTCAATCTGCTGTCCCTCGTGCCCTCGCGGAATCTCAAGTACTTGGATTTGTCGGGAAATTTGCAGCTGCAG GTTGATGAGCAACAGTTCAAGGTATGCCAGACACAAAGTGAGCGCAACTGGAACCTAATCGATGTGTCTGGCAATAACCGAGCTGCCCTGCCCACCAGTACGTTGCGGCTGGCGACGGCGCCGCGAAATCAAAACAAGAACTCCCCCTGGACAATGGGCTTCGCAGAGACGCCAGGATCCGGAGACTGCCGAAAGCTGCTGGTCTGCCAGTTGCGTGCGGCCAACTATGGCGGCTCTGATGAGGCCCTCTATGGCATGTTTGAGGCCGCTGATGGCAATGGACGGGTGGCACAGGAGATGGCTCAGGTGGTGCCGGATCTAATGAAGCAGGAGCAGCTGGTCAAGGATGCTCCTCTCAGAGATTACATGAAGTTCACGTTGCTGACGGCCCAGCAGCAGTGCGGAAGTGTGCGAAGTGCCGCCTTATTTCATCTCACCCGGACACGGGCACCCTCAAAGGTCAGGCCCTTGAAAAGCAAGCGCTATGTGCTGCGCATGGCCAGCACGGGGCGGCTGGATGCCTATCTGGTGCGTCGCACCACACAGTTGCGCCTGACAGACACAGAATCTTGCGCCAAGGATCTGGGACCATCGCACGCAATGCCTGACCCACAGGTTCTAGAG CTAACACTGAGCAATGATGATGAGTACCTTGTTGTGGGCAATGCCCAGCTCTGGTCGGTCATGGACGTTGGTCGCGCCGCCAGAGAGATTCGCAAGGAGGAAAACGCTTTGCTGGCAGCCAAGCGGCTTGTGGACATTGCCCAGAGCTTCGGCGCATCGGAGAACCTCAGTGTGATTGTGGTGCGCTTCCGTCATCTTGGAACCGACGTGGATCATCTCATTCGGGAGCTCAAGCAGAGTGTTCGCAAAAAGCCAGCCCTGGTGCAGCCGCCCACTGTCTCTGTCTGTAAGCGTACCTGCTGTGATCGCAGCAACGCCTGTCGTCACCGGGCGCTCGAGCAGGATCCGCTGGCCGGACGCTCCTCGCCCAGCGGTCAGAGTGATCGTGATCTTCTGTCCAAGGACGGCCCGAGCGTTGTGCCCAACGATGAGTTCATTCTCGCGCATGCACGCGTGATGCaagaggagcagcagctggaaatgCTGGACGAAACGGAATCTGTGCTGTCGGAGGAGCAGTTCAAATGCTGGGAGTACATGCTCGAGCAGAATACGCAGCTGCTATTTGACAAGGAGCTTAATACCATTTCCAAGTCATTTACCAAGCAGCGAGCCATCCCGAGCACGAATCTGGCCATGCCGGATCGCAACGATTTCACCACCAATCTAGTGCGGAGCGTGGCCAATAAGTTCATCTCCACAAGCACACCCCAGCTGCCACAACCACTGGCATCCACTCCCACGCCGATTGGCTCCTACCATCATATTAAGCCGCCGATGCCCGGCCACTTTGGCAGCACGCTCTCATTCCAACAGGCGCAGAGCTGTGGTTATAATATGTTTGATGGAAAACCCCGAAAAATGGTTGGAGCCCCCGTGAAGCGGGGACCCCACTCGGCTTACTTTGGATCCCTGCAGCGATTGATGCCCTACAACTTTGAATATGATTTCGCTGTCACTCACGAGCGGGAGCGTAATATATTGGACGAGGAGGAGATCGATGAGGATGAGTTCAACGAACACGAAAGCCGTATGCGCAAGTATTGGGGTGTGGCAACAACGGAACTTTAG